The following coding sequences are from one Caldilineales bacterium window:
- a CDS encoding NADH-quinone oxidoreductase subunit C produces MTTHTAVRELCRQHGHLLHLTAPNQLFVRVDDEGRLRSLATRLSEQGFYLVTLVATDERELIDGSFKLTYLFSPPNEDIFLFVEHPLRPERSEPPCYASLLSWFPSVDPFEREMADMMGLFPGENGPGRLGDHAPRIHNGDWLHPECYPPALTPLRRDRKTNEILTDIQQYGRRPELDHLPEPKGGEWLLPVGPVHASIIAPGRFLFRLAGEVVEEVTVRLGYTHKGIEWIFQTDYKLAEGWQLAEYVAGDSAFAHSLAYCLAAEALADSRPPRQASWLRALFLELERIANHIGDCAALAHDVASDLAATELAALREEILCLHERMTGHRLLRGINRPGGVILPSTIDVEDCRRTVQDAVESFAAVATSLEQMPAFRERLQWQGILTHRQASSLGVTGLVARASGVMRDVRRQHPDSVYQAPAIRDLLIPPPQNPIAEREATAGDAFARFLVRVHEVASSGRIINEILGQDEIRNHDRENVTPTAFPPSHNYEFGLGCVEGWRGDIIYWLMQDRFGRIFRCKVRDPSYLNWPSLKAAIEPHDLDKEYIDKHHPPERRAQTLLADFPIINKSFNLSYSGNDL; encoded by the coding sequence ATGACAACCCACACCGCCGTACGTGAGCTTTGCCGGCAGCACGGCCATTTGCTGCATTTGACAGCACCCAACCAACTATTCGTGCGGGTGGACGATGAAGGCCGGCTTCGCTCTCTGGCGACCCGGCTGAGCGAACAGGGTTTCTATCTCGTCACGTTGGTCGCCACCGACGAGCGCGAGCTTATCGACGGTTCCTTCAAGCTTACCTATCTGTTCTCTCCTCCCAACGAAGACATCTTCCTTTTCGTCGAACACCCTCTGCGGCCAGAGCGAAGCGAACCGCCGTGCTATGCCAGCCTCTTGTCCTGGTTTCCTTCTGTCGACCCCTTCGAGCGGGAGATGGCCGATATGATGGGATTGTTTCCGGGTGAAAACGGTCCCGGTCGACTAGGCGATCACGCGCCTCGCATCCACAACGGTGATTGGCTGCACCCCGAATGCTATCCGCCGGCGTTGACGCCTCTCCGCCGCGATCGCAAAACGAACGAGATCCTGACGGACATCCAGCAGTACGGCCGGCGCCCTGAGTTGGATCACCTCCCGGAGCCGAAGGGTGGAGAATGGTTACTGCCCGTTGGTCCCGTCCATGCCTCCATCATCGCACCGGGCCGCTTCCTGTTCCGCTTGGCCGGCGAAGTGGTGGAGGAAGTGACGGTCCGACTGGGCTATACCCACAAAGGGATCGAGTGGATTTTTCAGACCGACTACAAGTTGGCTGAAGGCTGGCAATTGGCCGAATACGTGGCAGGCGATTCAGCTTTCGCCCACTCGCTGGCCTATTGCCTGGCAGCCGAGGCCCTGGCCGATAGTCGACCTCCTCGCCAGGCATCATGGCTACGGGCATTGTTCCTGGAATTGGAGCGCATCGCCAACCACATCGGCGACTGCGCTGCGCTTGCCCATGATGTAGCTTCTGATCTGGCTGCAACAGAACTCGCGGCACTGCGCGAGGAGATTCTGTGTCTACACGAGCGAATGACGGGGCATCGTCTTTTGCGCGGCATCAATCGCCCTGGCGGCGTCATCCTTCCATCGACGATCGATGTCGAGGATTGCCGACGCACTGTACAGGACGCGGTAGAATCCTTTGCGGCTGTGGCAACGAGCTTGGAGCAAATGCCTGCTTTCCGCGAGCGCCTCCAATGGCAAGGCATCCTCACCCATCGACAAGCATCAAGCCTTGGCGTCACCGGCCTCGTCGCCCGAGCGTCAGGCGTGATGCGCGATGTGCGACGGCAACATCCTGATAGCGTCTATCAAGCCCCGGCCATTCGCGATCTCCTCATTCCTCCGCCGCAAAACCCCATTGCCGAGCGCGAAGCGACGGCAGGAGATGCCTTTGCGCGTTTTCTTGTCCGCGTGCACGAGGTCGCGAGTTCGGGGCGTATCATCAACGAAATCTTGGGGCAGGATGAGATACGCAATCACGATCGTGAGAACGTGACACCCACGGCTTTCCCTCCCTCTCACAACTACGAGTTCGGGCTGGGCTGTGTGGAGGGTTGGCGTGGGGACATTATCTACTGGCTGATGCAGGATCGCTTTGGGCGTATCTTCCGCTGCAAGGTCCGCGACCCATCCTACCTGAACTGGCCCAGTTTGAAAGCAGCGATCGAGCCACACGATTTGGATAAGGAGTATATTGACAAACATCACCCGCCTGAGAGACGCGCCCAAACGCTGCTCGCTGACTTTCCGATCATCAACAAATCCTTCAACCTTTCCTACTCAGGCAACGATCTTTGA
- a CDS encoding RNA ligase (ATP) has product MSTIKVEVTRITDIRPHNNADALELATIGGWQVCVKKGVYHDGDPVVYFEQDTVLPREVADRMEVTQYLSEKTDMAGNRVLVIRRVRLRGEPSFGLVATPEAGMEVGQDVADYYGAVKFFPPVKLLAGDSDTNDPRFPTYTEMENMRSYPKVIAEGEEVVATEKIHGTNARVGFVADDGQRVLMAGSRTLRRKRPLTEEDLARSTYWYPHRLPAVTALLDDLWARGYTQAILFGEVYGRGIQAFTYGQNMLAFRAFDVMVEGAYWDYDKFEQLCRQHGVETVPVVYRGPFSLPVIKRLSEGPSLVGGSHGREGVVVKPVSERTDPTIGRVILKYIGDAYLFGKVAEQDTTDV; this is encoded by the coding sequence ATGAGCACAATCAAAGTCGAAGTCACCCGCATCACCGACATCCGCCCGCACAACAACGCCGACGCCCTCGAACTGGCCACCATCGGCGGCTGGCAGGTGTGCGTCAAGAAAGGCGTCTATCACGATGGCGACCCCGTGGTCTATTTCGAGCAGGATACCGTCCTGCCACGCGAGGTCGCCGACCGCATGGAGGTGACGCAGTACTTGTCGGAAAAGACCGATATGGCCGGGAACCGCGTGCTCGTCATCCGCCGCGTGCGGCTGCGCGGGGAGCCTTCGTTCGGGCTGGTGGCGACGCCCGAAGCGGGGATGGAGGTCGGGCAGGATGTGGCCGACTACTATGGCGCCGTCAAGTTCTTCCCGCCGGTCAAGCTGCTGGCCGGCGACAGCGACACCAATGACCCGCGCTTCCCCACCTACACCGAGATGGAGAACATGCGCAGCTACCCGAAGGTCATTGCCGAAGGCGAGGAGGTGGTCGCGACCGAGAAAATCCACGGCACCAACGCTCGCGTGGGCTTCGTAGCCGACGACGGCCAGCGCGTGCTCATGGCCGGCTCGCGGACGTTGCGGCGCAAGCGGCCGCTGACCGAAGAAGACTTGGCCCGGAGCACCTACTGGTATCCACACCGGCTGCCGGCCGTCACCGCCCTGCTGGATGACCTGTGGGCGCGCGGCTACACACAGGCCATCCTCTTCGGTGAGGTCTATGGCCGGGGCATCCAGGCTTTCACCTACGGCCAGAATATGCTGGCTTTCCGCGCCTTCGATGTCATGGTGGAGGGCGCCTATTGGGATTATGACAAGTTCGAGCAGCTTTGCCGGCAACATGGGGTCGAGACCGTCCCCGTCGTCTACCGCGGGCCGTTCTCGCTGCCGGTGATCAAGAGGCTTTCTGAGGGGCCGTCGTTGGTGGGGGGCAGCCACGGGCGCGAGGGCGTGGTGGTGAAGCCGGTCAGCGAGCGCACCGACCCCACCATCGGCCGCGTGATCCTGAAATATATCGGCGATGCCTATCTCTTTGGCAAGGTCGCCGAGCAAGATACGACGGATGTTTGA
- a CDS encoding trimethylamine methyltransferase family protein: MPRERRRQRDHSQPAALPPGLEGGQYKPLKDEEVQRIHEAALQVLERTGVQIVESECRSIMEKGGARVDSARDRVYLPRDMVAAALKQVNRDVVLYSRDGRFDLHLRGKRVHLGTGGAAITILDLETGQARHTRLRDLYDIGRLVETLDNIHFYLRPVVARDVSSDDIDINTFYACLSATNKHVMGGCYFASKIPEIKKLVTLVAGSEEDYLARPFLSLNLGWMVSPLRFAPETTETLTEAVRAGIPVSLVSAPQSGATSPASLVGTLVQVVAEELAGITYVQLLRPGHPILYGGMPLVSDLRTGNMSGGGAELALMNAGSAQMAQFYGMAIYSSSALTDSKVPDIQAGYEKGLTTAAVALAGAQYNHHSAGMLESMLAVAYEQYVIDDDINAQAMRLVKGLEVNEEALSLSVIEEVCNGRAGEAPAGHYLGHPQTLAMMQSEYLYPHTAERATRQDWEQAGGLDMRERARRRARAVLSASFAEVIPDAIDRQIRDEFNILLPRQVMLPGAYP, encoded by the coding sequence ATGCCCCGCGAACGCCGCCGCCAACGTGATCACAGCCAGCCCGCCGCCCTGCCGCCCGGACTCGAAGGCGGCCAGTACAAGCCGCTAAAAGACGAGGAAGTGCAGCGCATCCACGAAGCCGCCCTGCAAGTGTTGGAGCGCACGGGCGTGCAGATCGTCGAATCCGAGTGCCGCAGCATCATGGAAAAGGGCGGCGCTAGAGTGGACAGCGCCAGAGATCGGGTGTATCTCCCCCGCGATATGGTCGCAGCGGCGCTGAAGCAGGTCAATCGGGATGTGGTGCTGTATAGCCGGGATGGGCGCTTCGATTTGCATCTGCGCGGGAAGCGCGTCCATTTGGGCACGGGCGGGGCGGCGATCACCATCCTCGATCTCGAGACCGGCCAGGCCCGGCACACCCGCCTGCGCGATTTGTATGACATCGGCCGGCTGGTGGAGACGCTGGACAATATCCATTTCTATTTGCGGCCGGTGGTGGCGCGCGATGTCAGCAGCGACGACATCGACATCAACACTTTCTATGCCTGTCTGTCGGCGACGAACAAGCATGTGATGGGCGGCTGCTATTTCGCCAGCAAAATCCCGGAGATCAAGAAGCTGGTGACGCTGGTGGCGGGGAGCGAGGAAGACTACCTGGCCCGGCCGTTCCTCTCGCTCAACCTGGGCTGGATGGTCAGCCCGCTGCGTTTTGCGCCGGAGACGACCGAGACGCTGACCGAGGCCGTGCGGGCGGGCATCCCGGTTTCGTTGGTGTCGGCGCCGCAGTCGGGGGCCACGTCGCCGGCCTCGTTGGTGGGGACGCTGGTGCAGGTGGTGGCCGAGGAGCTGGCGGGGATCACGTATGTGCAGTTGTTGCGGCCCGGCCATCCCATCCTCTACGGCGGCATGCCGCTGGTGTCGGATTTGCGCACGGGCAATATGAGCGGCGGCGGGGCGGAGTTGGCGCTGATGAACGCCGGTTCGGCGCAGATGGCGCAGTTCTACGGCATGGCCATCTACAGTTCTTCGGCCCTGACCGACAGCAAGGTTCCCGACATCCAGGCCGGCTACGAGAAGGGCCTGACCACGGCGGCGGTGGCGCTGGCGGGCGCGCAGTACAATCATCACTCCGCCGGGATGCTGGAATCGATGCTGGCGGTGGCCTACGAGCAGTATGTGATCGACGATGACATCAACGCCCAGGCGATGCGGCTCGTGAAAGGTCTGGAGGTGAATGAGGAGGCGCTATCGCTGTCTGTGATCGAGGAGGTGTGCAACGGGCGCGCGGGCGAGGCCCCGGCCGGGCACTATCTCGGCCATCCGCAAACGCTGGCGATGATGCAGAGCGAATATCTTTATCCGCACACGGCCGAGCGCGCCACCCGCCAGGATTGGGAGCAGGCAGGCGGGCTGGATATGCGCGAGCGGGCGCGACGGCGGGCGCGGGCGGTGCTGAGCGCCTCCTTCGCCGAGGTCATCCCCGACGCCATCGACCGCCAGATTCGTGACGAGTTCAATATCCTCCTCCCGCGCCAGGTCATGCTCCCCGGCGCCTATCCTTGA
- a CDS encoding GxxExxY protein, with product MKKEIIYPELSYDVMGAVFEVHNTLGPGFLESLYEEALAYEFELRGIPFEKQKEITVFYKGREVGKHRLDFLVDGKLILELKAVSELTDAFRKQTTSYLKATKHRLGILVNFSAPSVEYERIAN from the coding sequence ATGAAGAAGGAGATTATTTACCCAGAGCTGTCCTATGATGTGATGGGGGCAGTTTTTGAGGTGCACAACACTTTGGGGCCAGGTTTTCTCGAAAGCTTGTATGAAGAGGCGCTCGCCTATGAATTCGAGCTGCGCGGGATCCCGTTCGAAAAACAGAAGGAGATAACCGTGTTCTACAAAGGGCGTGAAGTTGGCAAGCATCGGCTCGATTTCCTCGTCGACGGGAAGCTCATCCTGGAGTTGAAAGCGGTTTCCGAGCTTACGGATGCCTTTCGCAAACAGACGACATCCTACCTCAAGGCAACCAAGCACAGGCTTGGCATCTTGGTCAACTTCAGCGCCCCCAGCGTCGAATACGAACGCATCGCCAACTAA
- a CDS encoding aldehyde ferredoxin oxidoreductase family protein, whose product MLGGTYGKILHIDLSNGDIRIENPPDELYRLLVGGRALVAYLLLRDLAPGTDPLSPDNLLIFAPGIMQGSNLPGAGRHGVGGKSPLTGAIASAEAGGWWGHEFKRAGFDALVIRGRAEKPVYLWIKNGEVEIRPADHVWGQQTLPTQIAIQQELGDERLRVAQIGPAGENLVKYAAIMHDVNRAAGRNGLGALMGSKNLKAVAVRGTMNLPVVDRKQVSGVSKWLGANYKELSSWATSPGRATQNSLMNWGGVGALPTRNFGQAMFEERDLLSGERNYAMFSAERDTCQACPIECKQVFTYDDPDPYRKLNPAYGGPEYEAMAAFGPTCGVSDNVAVAKANELANAYGLDAISTGASIGFAIEAFEAGLIDESDTGGLAYRWGDGDLVVRAVEMIGRRQGFGAVLAEGVARMSRRFGPASEEFNLTVKGQELPMHEPRLKHVLGVGYAIAPVGADHMMNVHDTDFSYPGDNIRRVNSVLAKPLEGPLSPTSLDEDKLQVFYHELNWMHFQDCAINCHFYPYSYEHLAQAISGVTGVEFTVRDILTVGERAQTLARLFNLREGFTADDDKLPKRVMRAFATGPLAGIEVTQEAFDWAKRRYYELMAWDPDTGAPTPASLERLGLTALVG is encoded by the coding sequence ATGCTCGGCGGTACATACGGCAAGATCCTTCATATCGACTTATCCAATGGTGATATTCGCATCGAGAATCCACCCGACGAGCTCTACCGGCTGCTGGTGGGCGGGCGGGCGCTGGTCGCCTATCTGTTGCTGCGCGACCTGGCCCCCGGAACCGACCCGCTCAGCCCGGACAACCTGCTCATCTTTGCGCCGGGCATCATGCAGGGCAGCAACTTGCCGGGGGCGGGGCGGCATGGCGTGGGCGGCAAGTCGCCACTGACGGGCGCCATCGCCAGCGCGGAGGCAGGCGGGTGGTGGGGGCACGAGTTCAAGCGGGCGGGCTTCGACGCGCTGGTGATCCGAGGCCGGGCGGAGAAACCGGTGTATCTCTGGATCAAGAACGGCGAGGTTGAAATCCGGCCGGCTGACCATGTTTGGGGCCAACAAACCCTGCCCACGCAGATCGCCATCCAGCAAGAACTGGGCGATGAGCGCCTGCGCGTGGCCCAGATCGGCCCCGCGGGCGAGAATCTGGTCAAATACGCGGCCATCATGCACGATGTGAACCGGGCGGCGGGGCGCAACGGGCTGGGCGCTTTGATGGGATCGAAGAATCTGAAGGCCGTGGCCGTGCGCGGGACGATGAACCTGCCCGTGGTCGATCGCAAACAGGTGTCGGGCGTGAGCAAATGGCTGGGCGCCAACTACAAGGAATTGTCGTCCTGGGCCACGTCGCCGGGGCGAGCCACGCAGAATTCGCTCATGAACTGGGGCGGGGTGGGCGCACTGCCGACGCGCAACTTCGGCCAGGCGATGTTCGAGGAACGCGACTTGCTGAGCGGTGAGCGCAACTACGCCATGTTCAGCGCCGAGCGCGACACCTGCCAGGCCTGCCCGATCGAGTGCAAACAGGTTTTTACCTATGACGACCCCGACCCCTACCGCAAACTGAACCCGGCCTATGGCGGCCCCGAATACGAGGCGATGGCGGCCTTTGGCCCCACCTGCGGCGTCAGCGACAACGTGGCCGTGGCCAAGGCCAACGAACTGGCCAATGCCTATGGGCTGGATGCCATCTCGACCGGCGCCAGCATCGGTTTTGCCATCGAAGCCTTCGAGGCCGGTCTCATCGATGAGTCCGACACCGGCGGGCTGGCCTATCGCTGGGGCGATGGCGACCTGGTGGTGCGAGCGGTGGAGATGATCGGCCGGCGGCAGGGTTTTGGCGCTGTCCTGGCCGAGGGCGTGGCCCGGATGTCCCGACGCTTCGGCCCGGCCAGCGAGGAATTCAACCTCACGGTCAAAGGTCAGGAGTTGCCCATGCACGAGCCGCGGCTCAAGCACGTCCTGGGCGTGGGCTATGCCATTGCCCCGGTCGGCGCCGACCACATGATGAATGTGCACGACACCGATTTCTCTTATCCGGGCGACAACATCCGCCGGGTGAACTCGGTCTTGGCGAAGCCGCTGGAGGGGCCGCTCTCGCCCACCAGCCTGGACGAGGACAAGCTGCAAGTCTTCTACCACGAGTTGAATTGGATGCACTTCCAGGATTGCGCCATCAACTGCCATTTCTATCCCTACTCCTACGAACACCTGGCCCAGGCCATCTCCGGCGTCACCGGCGTCGAGTTTACGGTGCGCGACATCCTGACCGTGGGCGAACGCGCGCAGACGCTGGCGAGGCTGTTCAACCTGCGCGAGGGCTTTACGGCTGACGACGATAAGTTGCCCAAGCGGGTGATGCGGGCCTTCGCGACCGGGCCGCTGGCCGGGATCGAGGTGACGCAGGAGGCGTTCGACTGGGCGAAGCGCCGCTATTACGAGCTGATGGCGTGGGACCCGGACACGGGCGCACCGACGCCGGCCAGTCTGGAGCGGCTGGGGCTTACGGCCCTGGTTGGATAA